One Papaver somniferum cultivar HN1 chromosome 10, ASM357369v1, whole genome shotgun sequence genomic window carries:
- the LOC113315778 gene encoding uncharacterized protein LOC113315778, translated as MSGIGATMLPGGRTAHSKFQIPLTPTSTSTCCTKKQTKEDKLLRHATVLMWDEATMAHRYSLEAFDRRMRDITGIAEPFGGKILIMGDKKKLFYIDMRYLMFLKLWSRLWENVHVLHLKKNMCAADDASYSEFLVRVSDGDEPCVANEMIKVPEEMVIPWVSNASLSQLIDVTFLNLVENARDTDYMVNRALITPLNEYVEKLNDRVLSIFPGKEVLFYSFDSVDDDTHGLYQQEYLKNIAPRGFPSYILKLKIGTPVDAKNGLCNGTRLIIKEFFPNCIDAVIISGNYIGTRVFIHKMPLEPPENLKLPYKFKHKQFPICLCFAFTINKAQGKTIENTGIFFPEHVFIHSQLYVALSRGVSSSNTKVLL; from the exons ATGTCGGGAATTGGTGCTACTATGCTACCTGGTGGGAGGACAGCACACTCAAAGTTTCAGATTCCGTTGACACCGACATCAACTTCAACGTGTTGTACGAAGAAGCAAACTAAAGAAGATAAACTTTTGAGGCATGCTACCGTCCTTATGTGGGATGAAGCTACAATGGCGCATCGCTACTCTTTGGAAGCATTTGATCGGAGGATGAGAGATATCACAGGGATTGCTGAACCATTTGGTGGAAAGATTTTAATCATGGGAG ataaaaaaaaattgttttatatTGATATGCGATACTTAATGTTTCTTAAACTCTG GTCACGTTTGTGGGAAAATGTACATGTTTTGCATCTGAAGAAGAATATGTGTGCAGCCGATGATGCATCTTATTCTGAGTTTTTGGTTCGTGTTAGTGATGGGGATGAACCTTGCGTTGCTAATGAGATGATAAAGGTTCCGGAAGAGATggtaattccatgggttagtaatgcTTCTTTGTCTCAGCTTATAGATGTGACATTTCTAAACTTGGTGGAAAATGCCAGAGATACAGACTACATGGTCAATAGGGCATTGATCACACCATTGAACGAGTACGTCGAGAAGCTTAATGACCGAGTACTTAGCATCTTTCCTGGAAAAGAGGTTCTATTCTACTCATTTGATTCTGTGGACGACGATACTCACGGTCTTTACCAACAAGAATACTTGAAAAACATTGCCCCTAGGGGTTTTCCATCATACATTTTGAAGTTGAAGATCGGTACGCCTGTTGATGCAAAAAATGGTTTATGTAATGGTACCAGGTTAATAATCAAAGAGTTCTTCCCAAACTGTATTGATGCTGTAATTATTAGTGGGAATTACATAGGCACACGAGTTTTTATTCACAAGATGCCACTGGAGCCACCTGAGAATCTGAAGCTCCCATACAAGTTTAAACATAAACAGTTTCCGATCTGTTTGTGTTTCGCCTTTACAATCAACAAGGCGCAGGGGAAAACGATCGAAAACACAGGTATTTTTTTTCCTGAGCATGTGTTCATCCACAGTCAACTGTATGTTGCTCTCTCGAGAGGAGTATCAAGTAGCAACACGAAAGTAttattgtaa